From the Clostridium sp. Marseille-P299 genome, one window contains:
- a CDS encoding YczE/YyaS/YitT family protein yields the protein MLVDYFKRVGSRRFIIMLIGNVFLGIGVSIFKLSGWGNDPFSGMIMALSDQFGISYGDFLIMFNIPLFMIEFIFGKMFIGIGTIVNMFFVGYLATFFYNIWMNMIGSPEVTWQKLVVVCLGVIVCSFGVSLYQTPNVGVAPYDSISLILKKRFPKIPYFWLRMSNDGFCAVVCYLTGGIIGLGTLISAFGLGPIIHLFNVNFTEKLLRKTNDTKVKS from the coding sequence ATGCTGGTTGATTATTTTAAAAGGGTTGGAAGTAGACGCTTTATAATCATGTTAATTGGGAATGTTTTTTTAGGTATTGGAGTAAGTATTTTTAAGCTATCCGGGTGGGGGAATGATCCTTTTAGTGGAATGATCATGGCATTATCAGATCAATTTGGCATTAGTTATGGTGATTTTTTGATTATGTTTAATATACCTTTGTTCATGATAGAGTTTATTTTCGGTAAGATGTTTATTGGGATTGGTACAATTGTAAATATGTTCTTTGTTGGATACTTGGCTACCTTTTTTTATAATATTTGGATGAATATGATTGGAAGCCCAGAAGTTACGTGGCAGAAACTAGTAGTTGTTTGTTTAGGTGTTATTGTATGTAGTTTTGGTGTTTCTCTTTATCAGACTCCAAACGTTGGAGTCGCTCCTTATGACAGTATTTCATTGATTTTGAAAAAGCGTTTTCCTAAGATTCCTTACTTTTGGCTAAGAATGTCTAATGATGGATTCTGTGCAGTAGTTTGCTATCTAACTGGTGGAATTATAGGGTTAGGAACGCTAATATCGGCGTTCGGTTTAGGACCGATTATTCATTTATTTAATGTTAATTTTACGGAAAAATTATTGAGAAAAACTAACGATACTAAAGTGAAATCGTAA
- a CDS encoding superoxide dismutase, whose product MRNQNYPFQLEALPYAYDALEPYVDALTVQIHHGKHVQTYVDNLNKALEGSKVHQSWLLTDLLSRLDELPENIRTAVRNNGGGVYNHGLYFEGMSSNGGGEPVGDLKAAIDKKFGSLDEFKKNFKAAGLGRFGSGWAWLALDKNKDLVIVSTPNQDSVLGDDLKPILAMDVWEHAYYLKYQNRRADYIDNWFAVVDWNHANNLYKEAHA is encoded by the coding sequence ATGAGAAATCAAAATTACCCATTTCAACTTGAGGCATTACCATATGCATATGACGCATTAGAACCTTACGTAGACGCACTTACTGTACAAATTCACCATGGCAAGCATGTTCAAACTTATGTAGATAATTTAAACAAAGCATTGGAAGGAAGCAAAGTACATCAATCTTGGTTATTGACTGATTTACTTAGCCGATTAGATGAATTGCCAGAGAACATAAGAACAGCTGTAAGAAACAATGGTGGTGGTGTATATAACCACGGTTTATACTTTGAAGGAATGAGCAGTAATGGTGGTGGAGAACCTGTTGGTGATCTTAAAGCTGCAATTGATAAGAAGTTTGGATCCTTAGATGAATTTAAAAAGAACTTTAAAGCAGCTGGTCTTGGACGATTTGGTTCAGGCTGGGCATGGCTGGCTCTAGATAAGAATAAGGATTTAGTGATCGTGTCTACTCCAAATCAAGATAGTGTCTTAGGAGATGACTTAAAACCAATTCTAGCGATGGATGTTTGGGAGCATGCTTACTACCTAAAATATCAAAATAGAAGAGCAGATTACATTGATAACTGGTTTGCAGTGGTTGATTGGAATCATGCGAATAATCTTTATAAAGAGGCACATGCTTAA
- a CDS encoding lytic transglycosylase domain-containing protein: protein MKVNSILNEEKISTSNVKKNTNSNNNVKFSSYLGETKSLDSIFQEASEKFNVPVNLLKAIGKAESNFDPNVVSSAGACGVMQLMPGTAKYLGVTDSFDPEQNIMGGAKYISEMLNKYDGDVKLALAAYNAGSGNVAKYGGIPPFEETQNYVVKVTKYMNEGVSTGNLKVTVPSTSNAASSITNNKNIEYTINTNTSNSELFASKADLDDLDGIFSKNDYLEFLEKYLLDDSGEKKEKEKEENPNYFASKSINYSVAVMNLLKS, encoded by the coding sequence TTGAAAGTAAATTCCATTTTAAATGAAGAGAAAATAAGTACAAGCAATGTTAAGAAAAATACAAATTCGAATAATAATGTGAAATTTTCATCTTATTTAGGAGAAACAAAAAGTTTGGATAGTATATTTCAAGAAGCTTCCGAAAAATTTAACGTTCCTGTAAATTTATTAAAAGCCATTGGGAAAGCAGAATCAAATTTTGATCCCAATGTAGTTTCTAGCGCAGGTGCATGCGGAGTTATGCAATTAATGCCTGGTACAGCAAAATATCTAGGAGTCACTGATTCGTTTGATCCAGAGCAAAACATTATGGGTGGAGCAAAGTATATATCTGAAATGCTGAATAAATACGACGGAGATGTTAAATTGGCTTTAGCTGCATACAATGCTGGAAGTGGTAATGTCGCAAAATATGGAGGGATACCTCCCTTTGAAGAGACACAAAATTATGTAGTTAAAGTTACAAAATATATGAATGAAGGCGTAAGCACTGGCAATTTAAAGGTGACGGTTCCTTCAACTAGTAATGCAGCAAGCTCTATAACAAATAATAAGAATATTGAATATACGATAAATACGAATACATCAAATTCTGAATTATTTGCCTCGAAAGCGGATTTGGACGACTTAGATGGAATATTTTCAAAAAATGATTACCTAGAATTTTTAGAAAAATATCTGTTAGATGATAGCGGAGAGAAAAAAGAAAAAGAAAAGGAAGAGAATCCGAACTATTTCGCATCAAAAAGCATTAATTACAGTGTTGCTGTAATGAATTTGTTGAAAAGTTAG
- a CDS encoding pyridoxal phosphate-dependent aminotransferase, which translates to MDKFEKSSKLDHVCYDVRGAVVDEADRMLRQGIDILKLNIGNPAPFGFDAPNEIIKDLIMNLRNAEGYSDSKGIFSARKAIMQYCQQKKIPNVSVDDIYTGNGVSELIVMAMQGLLNDGDEILIPSPDYPLWTAAATLAGGKVVHYICDEQADWNPDIDDIKKKITPRTKGIVVINPNNPTGALYPKAVLEEIVEIARQNGLIIFADEIYDRLVMDGEEHVAIGSLAEDLMVVNLNGLSKSHRIAGFRVGWMCLSGDKSRAKGYIEGLNMLSSMRLCSNVPAQHIIQTALGGYQSADELLVPGGRIYEQREYITNRLNNIPGVTAVKPKAAFYIFPKLDVKKFNITNDEQFALDFLKQQHVLIVHGSGFNWKQPDHFRIVYLPNLDELKIAMDKLEMFLSTYRQ; encoded by the coding sequence ATGGATAAGTTTGAAAAATCATCAAAATTGGATCATGTATGTTATGACGTGAGAGGAGCTGTCGTTGATGAAGCTGACAGAATGTTAAGACAAGGAATCGATATTTTAAAGTTAAATATCGGAAACCCAGCACCATTTGGTTTTGACGCACCAAATGAAATTATTAAAGATTTGATTATGAACCTAAGAAATGCAGAAGGGTATTCTGATTCAAAAGGAATCTTTTCAGCAAGAAAAGCAATTATGCAGTATTGTCAGCAAAAAAAGATTCCAAACGTTTCAGTAGATGATATCTATACTGGAAACGGAGTTAGTGAATTAATTGTAATGGCAATGCAGGGACTTTTAAATGACGGTGATGAAATTTTAATCCCTTCACCAGATTATCCACTTTGGACAGCCGCAGCAACTTTAGCAGGTGGTAAAGTTGTGCACTATATCTGCGATGAGCAAGCAGATTGGAATCCGGACATTGATGATATTAAGAAGAAGATCACACCACGCACAAAAGGAATCGTAGTAATCAATCCAAATAACCCAACTGGAGCACTTTATCCAAAAGCTGTTTTAGAAGAAATTGTAGAGATTGCAAGACAAAATGGACTTATAATTTTTGCAGATGAAATTTATGATAGATTAGTTATGGATGGCGAGGAACATGTTGCCATTGGTTCCCTTGCTGAGGATTTGATGGTTGTTAACTTAAATGGCTTATCAAAATCTCATCGCATTGCAGGTTTTCGTGTTGGTTGGATGTGTTTAAGTGGAGATAAATCAAGAGCAAAAGGATATATTGAAGGTTTAAACATGCTTTCATCCATGCGCTTATGTTCCAATGTACCTGCGCAACATATTATTCAAACAGCATTAGGTGGATATCAAAGTGCAGATGAACTTCTTGTTCCAGGTGGAAGAATTTATGAGCAAAGAGAATATATAACAAATCGTTTAAATAATATTCCGGGTGTTACAGCAGTTAAGCCAAAAGCAGCCTTTTATATATTCCCTAAATTAGATGTTAAAAAGTTTAACATAACAAATGATGAGCAATTTGCACTGGATTTCTTGAAACAGCAACATGTACTAATTGTTCATGGTAGTGGATTCAACTGGAAGCAACCAGATCATTTCCGTATTGTGTACTTACCTAATTTAGACGAGCTAAAAATTGCGATGGATAAATTAGAAATGTTTTTAAGTACTTATCGCCAATAA
- the sufC gene encoding Fe-S cluster assembly ATPase SufC codes for MTNNLLNMNGITVSIDEKEILHNINLTINKGEVHVLLGPNGAGKSTLGYTIMGNPQYEVTGGSVLFEDEDIVSLSPDARARKGIFLSFQAPEEVPGVELTSFIRTSTNAVNEKPERYLPFQKRLQENMELLNMDSAYSNRELNVGFSGGEKKKSEILQMLMLKPKLAILDETDSGLDVDAVKTVSKGVKNYLSDDNSLLIITHNTKILEELPVDYVHILVAGKLVATGGPELIKKINTEGFRSFEEV; via the coding sequence ATGACTAACAATTTATTAAATATGAATGGTATTACAGTTTCAATAGATGAAAAAGAAATACTTCACAATATAAATCTAACTATTAATAAAGGAGAGGTTCATGTTTTATTAGGACCTAACGGTGCTGGAAAATCCACACTTGGTTATACAATTATGGGTAATCCTCAATACGAAGTAACTGGAGGATCTGTTCTTTTTGAAGACGAGGACATCGTTTCCTTAAGTCCAGATGCACGTGCAAGAAAAGGTATCTTTTTATCATTTCAGGCACCAGAGGAAGTTCCAGGTGTTGAATTAACAAGCTTTATACGTACTAGTACAAATGCTGTGAATGAAAAGCCTGAGCGTTATCTTCCATTTCAAAAGAGATTGCAAGAGAATATGGAACTTCTTAATATGGACTCTGCTTATTCAAATCGTGAGTTAAATGTTGGATTTTCTGGTGGTGAGAAAAAGAAATCAGAGATTTTACAAATGCTTATGTTAAAACCTAAGCTAGCTATTTTAGATGAAACAGATTCTGGATTAGATGTTGATGCAGTAAAAACTGTTTCCAAAGGGGTTAAAAATTATTTAAGTGACGATAATTCCCTTCTTATTATTACACATAATACTAAAATTTTAGAAGAACTACCTGTTGATTATGTTCATATCTTAGTAGCAGGTAAGCTTGTTGCTACAGGCGGCCCTGAGTTAATTAAAAAGATTAATACAGAAGGCTTCCGTTCCTTTGAGGAGGTGTAG
- the sufB gene encoding Fe-S cluster assembly protein SufB — MKQKTYVEDVSRGIYDEIVNLAPDLMVNAGLTPEIVTQISKEKNDPEWMLEHRLKSLELYHKIAVPNWGPSLEGLNIEDIVTYVKPKTKMNSSWEEVPEGIKNTFERLGIPQAERTSLAGVGAQYDSEVVYHNVREEVAAQGVIYTDIESALHGPYSEMIKDHFMKLITPRDHKFAALHGAVWSGGSFVYVPPGVKVEIPLQSYFRLNAAGAGQFEHTLIIVDKGADLHFIEGCSAPKYNVANLHAGAVELFVEEDAKLRYSTIENWSKNMYNLNTKRAHVKRGGHIEWVSGSFGSHVSCLYPMSILAGEKASCEFTGITFAGEGQSLDTGVKVLHKAPNTYSNISSKSISKSGGASTFRSSVRVAPNANGCKSSVSCESLMLDDQSRSDTIPVIDVQTDNVDIGHEAKIGRISDQAIFYLMSRGLKESDARALIVNGFANPIAKELPLEYAVEMNNLISLEMEGTIG; from the coding sequence ATGAAACAAAAAACATATGTCGAGGATGTGAGCCGTGGTATCTATGACGAGATTGTAAACCTAGCTCCAGATTTAATGGTAAATGCAGGTCTCACTCCTGAAATCGTAACACAGATTTCTAAGGAAAAAAACGATCCTGAATGGATGCTAGAGCATCGTTTAAAATCACTTGAACTTTATCATAAAATTGCAGTTCCAAACTGGGGTCCTTCCCTTGAAGGTCTTAATATTGAAGACATTGTAACTTATGTAAAACCAAAAACTAAGATGAATTCTTCTTGGGAGGAAGTACCGGAAGGAATTAAAAATACATTTGAACGGCTTGGTATTCCACAAGCAGAACGTACTTCTCTTGCTGGTGTTGGAGCACAATATGACTCAGAAGTAGTTTACCATAATGTTCGTGAAGAAGTGGCAGCACAAGGTGTTATCTATACCGATATTGAAAGTGCCCTACATGGTCCATATAGTGAAATGATTAAAGATCATTTTATGAAACTTATTACACCTAGAGATCATAAATTTGCCGCACTTCATGGGGCTGTATGGTCTGGTGGATCTTTCGTATATGTGCCACCTGGAGTTAAGGTAGAGATTCCGTTACAATCGTATTTCCGTTTAAATGCAGCTGGCGCAGGTCAGTTTGAACATACATTAATTATTGTTGATAAGGGCGCAGACTTACATTTCATTGAAGGGTGTTCTGCACCAAAATATAACGTGGCGAATTTACATGCTGGTGCGGTTGAATTATTTGTTGAAGAAGATGCAAAACTTCGTTACTCAACCATTGAGAATTGGTCAAAAAATATGTATAACTTAAATACAAAACGTGCCCATGTAAAACGTGGTGGTCACATTGAATGGGTTTCTGGTTCCTTTGGTTCCCATGTCTCCTGCTTATATCCTATGAGTATTTTAGCGGGTGAAAAAGCAAGTTGTGAATTTACTGGTATTACATTTGCTGGGGAAGGCCAATCCCTAGACACTGGTGTTAAAGTACTTCACAAGGCACCGAATACCTATTCCAATATTAGTTCGAAATCTATTTCAAAAAGCGGTGGTGCAAGTACATTCCGTAGTTCCGTACGAGTAGCTCCTAATGCAAATGGTTGTAAATCCTCCGTTTCTTGTGAATCGCTTATGTTAGATGATCAATCACGTTCTGATACAATTCCTGTGATTGATGTTCAAACCGATAATGTTGACATCGGTCATGAAGCAAAAATTGGACGTATTAGTGATCAAGCAATCTTTTATCTTATGAGCCGTGGATTAAAAGAATCAGATGCAAGGGCGTTAATTGTTAATGGATTTGCAAATCCAATTGCGAAAGAACTCCCATTAGAATATGCCGTTGAAATGAACAATCTTATTTCTCTTGAAATGGAAGGAACCATCGGCTAG
- a CDS encoding SufB/SufD family protein, translated as MNYINQLPVNTWNHLKVNQGTLEIDVPNTLLPFQPSNLFKLPESLHLEDKELQEFKEISEKHFNKNEIELQEFMNQSKNATLYLHAKQNEVIQNPITASYLLDDKNRYLLDENIIIAEEGSEITILLDYKSKAEGSFVHGGITKLYAKKNSKINLIQVQLLNDESLHFDQILGYVEDSASINVTQIELGASKNFVGSEVILASDAASYENQTIYLGTEKQTIDMNYLAKHYGKHSKSKMIAKGCLDDQSKKIFRATIDFKRGCNASTGEELEETLLLSPNIKNQSVPLILCEEEDVSGVHAANIGNLKDSQLFYLMSRGLTAEEAKQLLIRSRLQSIYERVPNDSLKAEIESYISEKLKSSLVQSKDLDYIL; from the coding sequence ATGAATTATATAAATCAGCTTCCAGTAAATACCTGGAATCATTTAAAAGTAAATCAAGGCACTCTTGAAATTGATGTGCCAAATACTCTCCTACCATTCCAGCCTTCTAATTTATTCAAGCTTCCAGAAAGCTTACATTTAGAGGATAAGGAATTGCAGGAATTTAAAGAAATTAGTGAGAAACATTTTAATAAAAATGAAATAGAACTTCAGGAGTTTATGAATCAATCCAAAAATGCTACGTTGTATCTTCATGCTAAACAAAATGAAGTGATTCAAAATCCAATTACAGCTAGCTATCTCTTGGATGATAAAAATCGTTATCTCTTGGATGAAAATATAATTATCGCTGAGGAAGGTAGTGAAATTACTATCTTACTTGATTATAAATCAAAAGCAGAAGGCTCTTTTGTACATGGTGGTATTACAAAACTTTATGCAAAAAAGAATTCGAAAATTAATTTAATACAAGTGCAGCTTCTTAATGATGAGAGTCTTCATTTTGATCAGATTCTTGGATATGTGGAAGATAGTGCAAGTATTAATGTAACCCAAATTGAACTGGGCGCAAGTAAAAACTTTGTTGGTAGTGAAGTTATCTTAGCGAGTGACGCTGCTTCTTATGAGAATCAGACGATTTATCTTGGAACAGAGAAACAGACGATTGATATGAATTATCTTGCTAAACACTACGGAAAACATAGTAAGAGTAAAATGATTGCTAAGGGCTGTTTGGATGATCAAAGCAAAAAAATATTCCGAGCAACCATAGATTTTAAACGTGGTTGTAATGCTTCCACTGGCGAAGAACTTGAGGAAACACTTTTATTAAGCCCGAACATTAAAAACCAATCCGTACCATTGATTTTATGCGAAGAAGAGGATGTTTCTGGTGTGCATGCTGCAAACATTGGTAATTTAAAAGATAGTCAATTATTTTACCTTATGTCTCGTGGTTTAACTGCGGAAGAAGCGAAACAACTTTTAATTCGTTCAAGATTACAAAGTATTTATGAACGTGTACCAAATGATAGCTTAAAGGCTGAGATAGAATCTTATATTTCTGAGAAGTTGAAATCATCCTTGGTACAAAGTAAAGATTTGGATTACATTTTATAA
- a CDS encoding aminotransferase class V-fold PLP-dependent enzyme, with translation MKTIDRNDFPLLTSYQVNGKPLIYFDNAATTQKPLQVLKAEEDYYKTQNANPLRGFYNLGIEATKAYEDARHTVASFINAKDKEIVFTRNTTESINLIMYSYALNVLKPGDEIVISILEHHSNQIPWQQAAKMTGATLKYLYSDKEGIISEEEIEEKITDKTKIVAFTHVSNVLGVMPPAKKIIAKAHEVGAIVVLDCAQSIAHTPIDVKEMDMDFAVFSGHKIYGPMGIGVLYGKYEILKDMPPFLTGGEMIETVQEQSATFADVPERFEAGTQNAAGAIGLASALSYLSEIGFEQIIKTEEELMKYLMDGLKDIPEVTVFGPKDAKQHHGVVSFQIKDVHPHDVATILNEDGIAIRAGHHCAHPLMQYLGVHATCRASISFYNTKEEVDYFINKLKQVRRWLHNGS, from the coding sequence ATGAAAACGATTGACCGAAATGACTTCCCGCTTTTAACCTCGTATCAGGTGAATGGTAAGCCACTTATTTATTTCGATAATGCGGCCACTACTCAAAAACCTTTGCAAGTGTTAAAAGCTGAGGAAGATTATTATAAAACACAAAACGCTAATCCTTTGCGAGGTTTTTATAACCTTGGAATTGAAGCCACGAAAGCTTATGAAGATGCTAGACATACTGTTGCTTCTTTCATCAATGCAAAGGACAAGGAAATTGTATTCACTAGAAATACAACCGAATCAATAAATTTAATTATGTATAGTTACGCACTAAATGTGCTAAAGCCTGGTGATGAAATTGTGATTTCTATCTTAGAACATCATAGCAATCAAATTCCTTGGCAACAAGCTGCAAAAATGACTGGCGCAACTCTTAAGTATCTATATTCGGATAAAGAAGGTATTATTTCTGAGGAAGAAATAGAGGAAAAAATTACAGATAAAACTAAAATAGTTGCATTTACACACGTATCAAATGTACTAGGTGTAATGCCACCTGCTAAAAAAATCATAGCTAAAGCTCATGAAGTAGGTGCAATTGTTGTTCTTGATTGTGCACAAAGTATTGCTCATACTCCGATTGATGTAAAAGAAATGGATATGGACTTTGCTGTATTTTCTGGACATAAAATTTATGGACCTATGGGAATTGGTGTTCTCTATGGTAAATACGAGATTTTAAAAGATATGCCGCCATTTCTTACTGGTGGTGAAATGATTGAGACGGTTCAAGAGCAAAGCGCAACTTTTGCAGACGTTCCAGAACGTTTTGAAGCAGGTACACAAAATGCTGCAGGTGCCATTGGCTTAGCAAGTGCACTCTCTTACTTATCCGAAATCGGCTTTGAACAAATAATTAAGACCGAAGAAGAATTAATGAAGTATCTTATGGATGGATTAAAGGATATTCCAGAAGTAACTGTTTTCGGACCAAAAGATGCGAAACAGCATCATGGAGTAGTATCATTCCAAATAAAAGATGTACATCCACACGATGTTGCCACTATTTTAAATGAAGATGGCATTGCAATTCGAGCTGGTCATCACTGTGCGCATCCATTGATGCAATACCTTGGTGTACACGCAACTTGTAGAGCTAGTATATCATTTTATAATACAAAAGAAGAAGTAGATTATTTTATCAATAAATTAAAACAGGTAAGGAGGTGGCTTCACAATGGATCTTAG
- the sufU gene encoding Fe-S cluster assembly sulfur transfer protein SufU: MDLRQIYTQIINEHNNNSYHKHHLENPTDTKDGVNPSCGDEITVELKMKDDTIVDAAFTGYGCAISQASADMMIDVILGKKVDEAKKLIDLFQRMIRNELTEEDDLELLEDATSLQDIAHMPARVKCAVLGWHTLEEMLP, translated from the coding sequence ATGGATCTTAGACAAATCTATACGCAGATCATTAACGAACATAACAACAATAGCTACCATAAACATCACCTCGAGAATCCAACGGATACAAAGGATGGCGTGAATCCAAGTTGTGGTGATGAAATAACCGTGGAACTAAAAATGAAAGATGATACCATTGTAGATGCTGCGTTTACTGGCTATGGCTGTGCTATCTCACAAGCATCTGCAGATATGATGATCGATGTTATATTAGGAAAAAAAGTCGATGAAGCGAAAAAGCTCATTGATTTGTTCCAACGTATGATTCGAAATGAATTAACGGAAGAGGATGATCTTGAATTACTAGAAGATGCAACTTCCTTGCAAGATATAGCGCATATGCCTGCTAGGGTAAAATGTGCGGTTCTTGGGTGGCATACGTTAGAGGAGATGCTGCCATAA
- a CDS encoding amidase domain-containing protein, which produces MNIEEKEVYDGVKNYVYEVYPNLNLEEKLILIDELYEEKSPSSTYNKRNEKLDTNDEVDVNEEVDEAYARMMEEEIYIVNLINDSGQEASIVSWEENLNYLKSNYEKIMNIDNVNIRNVDSYIEAYEWVLKLKDMPEEKISNKKTIQPRATYDYASAVSYAQKYYSSYNSNYPDWSYYGDCANFISQCLYAGGKTMKGTPGTQTAAENWANWFSKGTSLDTKNVSSTWRGADAFRGFWQENATSYKKFTAVDSTSYSYGYRGDAVSLLNSNGRAYHTLIIVEYSYPDFTIGAHTGNTITAKLSSKVDSNGFYIYNMR; this is translated from the coding sequence ATGAATATAGAAGAAAAAGAAGTTTATGATGGTGTTAAAAATTATGTATATGAAGTATACCCTAATCTTAATTTAGAGGAAAAGCTTATATTGATTGATGAACTTTATGAAGAAAAAAGTCCTTCAAGCACTTATAATAAAAGAAATGAAAAATTAGATACTAATGATGAAGTAGATGTAAATGAAGAAGTTGATGAAGCATATGCAAGAATGATGGAAGAAGAGATTTATATAGTAAATCTTATTAATGATTCAGGGCAAGAGGCTAGTATAGTAAGCTGGGAAGAAAATTTAAATTATTTAAAAAGTAATTATGAAAAAATAATGAACATCGATAATGTTAATATAAGAAATGTTGACTCTTATATTGAGGCATATGAATGGGTATTAAAATTAAAAGATATGCCAGAGGAGAAGATTAGCAATAAAAAGACTATTCAACCACGAGCAACATATGATTATGCAAGTGCAGTTAGTTATGCACAAAAATATTACAGCAGTTATAATTCTAATTATCCAGATTGGTCTTATTATGGAGATTGTGCGAATTTTATATCACAGTGTTTATATGCTGGAGGAAAAACTATGAAAGGTACACCAGGAACCCAAACTGCAGCAGAAAACTGGGCAAATTGGTTTTCTAAAGGTACTTCGTTAGACACTAAGAATGTATCATCTACATGGAGAGGGGCTGATGCATTTAGGGGATTTTGGCAGGAAAATGCTACTTCATATAAGAAATTTACTGCTGTGGATAGCACTTCATATTCATATGGATATAGGGGGGATGCAGTTTCATTGTTAAATAGTAATGGAAGAGCTTATCATACTCTTATAATTGTGGAGTATTCATATCCAGACTTCACTATAGGGGCACATACTGGAAATACTATAACTGCTAAATTGAGTTCAAAGGTAGATTCTAATGGTTTCTATATTTATAATATGAGATAA
- a CDS encoding IS1380 family transposase, protein MSSLQDLHLECNNRIKINFNGGELSSDSGLLLLYEYINKLKIPSIIAENFSTDTKQRIHSDSSILMQRIFQNIAGYFQDDDADELAFDPIFTQILSKERLASQPTISRFMNRLDDICIVQMDVLHQLLREKIYSYEQPQQIILDVDSTSFTTYGSQEGSSYNTHYQNVGYHPLLVFDGLTKDLLKAELRPGNTYTSKDAHNFLYPLLLEYMDNYPDTQLFLRGDSGFADVMLYEKLETNGVSFAIRMKESARLRKMVEGDVYDFMESLNNNLVDYACTYTEFMYAADSWAYPRRIVCKIEKPYGVMVANYTFIVTNMEIPAQDILRFYCNRGTMENMIKEAKLGFHMNAMPNHDFITNQNRLQINMLTYNIFNWFRRMVLPKKMRHLQVDTIRLKLIKIAARLTKKSRYLIFKLCSSCPYKNEFNEVLSKIHSLRPLQRLLE, encoded by the coding sequence ATGTCTAGTTTACAGGATTTACACTTAGAATGCAATAACCGTATTAAAATAAATTTTAATGGAGGAGAACTTTCCTCCGATTCTGGATTACTTTTACTCTATGAATATATAAATAAACTAAAGATCCCCTCTATCATTGCTGAGAATTTTAGTACTGATACAAAACAGCGTATTCATTCTGATTCATCCATACTCATGCAACGTATCTTTCAAAACATCGCTGGGTACTTTCAAGATGATGATGCGGATGAATTGGCTTTTGATCCTATATTTACTCAAATTCTTTCGAAAGAAAGATTGGCATCTCAACCTACAATAAGCCGTTTTATGAATCGTCTTGATGACATCTGTATTGTGCAGATGGATGTTCTTCATCAACTATTACGTGAGAAGATTTATTCTTATGAACAACCACAACAGATCATTCTTGATGTCGACTCTACTTCATTTACTACGTATGGTTCGCAAGAAGGTAGTAGCTATAATACTCATTATCAAAACGTTGGATATCATCCATTATTAGTATTTGATGGGTTAACTAAGGATTTATTAAAGGCTGAGTTAAGACCAGGAAATACTTACACTTCAAAGGACGCACATAATTTTTTGTATCCTCTCCTATTGGAATATATGGATAATTATCCAGATACTCAACTATTCTTAAGAGGTGATAGTGGTTTCGCAGACGTTATGCTTTATGAAAAGTTAGAGACCAATGGTGTGAGTTTTGCTATTCGTATGAAGGAATCAGCACGCTTACGTAAGATGGTTGAAGGTGATGTTTATGATTTTATGGAATCATTAAACAATAATCTTGTTGATTACGCTTGCACTTATACTGAATTCATGTATGCTGCTGATAGCTGGGCATATCCTCGTAGAATTGTTTGCAAGATTGAAAAACCATATGGAGTAATGGTAGCTAATTATACATTCATCGTTACAAATATGGAGATTCCTGCCCAGGATATTTTACGTTTTTATTGTAATCGAGGGACTATGGAAAACATGATTAAAGAAGCAAAACTAGGCTTTCATATGAATGCTATGCCAAATCATGATTTCATAACTAATCAAAATCGACTCCAAATCAATATGTTAACATATAACATATTCAATTGGTTTCGTCGAATGGTTTTACCAAAGAAGATGAGACATCTTCAAGTTGATACAATTCGTTTAAAACTTATAAAAATAGCAGCAAGGCTAACGAAGAAATCACGCTATCTAATCTTTAAGTTATGCAGTAGTTGCCCTTATAAAAATGAATTTAATGAGGTTTTATCAAAAATACATTCACTAAGACCACTACAAAGGTTATTAGAGTAG